In Capillibacterium thermochitinicola, the genomic stretch GGGCCCATTCCCAGAGGCCCGGTTCCGTCCCCTCTTGGCATAATGTCACCTCCTTTTCTTATAAGCTCTTACTTTTAATTTTGCTACGATTAAATAAGTGATAAGCTAGATAAAAACACCAGGGTATCATTCCAGCAAGCCAGAATGCACGCCTGTAACCTCGTCGTTCAAACCAAAATTCTCGTCTGTAATTTGCGTTCAAATAACCGGGCACTTTGGAACCAGCACAAAAACCTAACCTCCGTCCAGTTAATGGTCCCATTCCCAAAGGACCAGTTCTGTCACCTCTGGGCATAATAGTCCTCCTCATTTTTACAATCCATTAAATGAATTGATTATCCTTTCAACTGTTACTCAGCGTAATTGACATATGTCATTTACATCTTATATTATACCCCTATTCTAACATATGTCAATAACTATTTTAAAAAAATACGCCAATCAAGAATTTTTCTCGATTGGCGTCAATCTGACAGTTGCCGCAGAAAACCATCTGCGATAAAGGATGATTTATACACACATCTTCTTTTGACAAGCTGTTCCTGAACCTGCATAAAGATTTCACGCGGGATTATGGGCCAGGGGTTTCCTGACATTACCACATCCGGCAAATCGGCCTTGAGAAAGGCTAAATGTCTGGAAACCCTTTATTTACAAGCTTTTCAGTTTTTTATTACTTCACTCTTGACATCAATGCGACACACTCAATATGTAACGAGCGGGATGGATTGATGTCTTTTACATTGTCGGTAGTCGGAAACAAGTCAAAGGCACTTTTTGCACTATCGGTAGGCGGGAATATATCGACATATATAATTATAACGCCAACTACTAGATTTATAATGATCAAGTCCAGATTAGTGTGTAAATTCCTCAGTTATCAATAAGCTTATCTGATATACGCAATATTGCTTCGATCATTGATTTGTTTTTGCTC encodes the following:
- a CDS encoding DUF5320 domain-containing protein, yielding MRRTIMPRGDRTGPLGMGPLTGRRLGFCAGSKVPGYLNANYRREFWFERRGYRRAFWLAGMIPWCFYLAYHLFNRSKIKSKSL